In Myxococcus fulvus, one genomic interval encodes:
- a CDS encoding efflux RND transporter periplasmic adaptor subunit has product MNRLWSVTLLLMLGCSGKKAAPAAPEPREIDVVTVAPREVRDTGEYLGSLLSRQSVTVLPRVDGYVRRIHVRPGQHVESGAPLLEVDARVEAAALDGAQAQLSSARVDLELARRTLTRTQTLRQEGLASAQELESAQARVDSAEATARASSAQVAQRQVQLQFHVIRAPFAGTVDDVLVREGDFVTASTPLTRVAQAEILEVSVSVPSPRARSLRPDTMMEVLDAKGTVLLTSPLFFVAPQADPRTQLVEVKAAFQNTHGLRPSELVRARLVYSVRDALQIPALAVVRQSGQPFALVVREKDGATVVERRPITLGALGERSYVVEHGLEPGERVAVSFLQALRDGAPVKVKTLLHTAARMTGR; this is encoded by the coding sequence ATGAATCGGCTGTGGAGTGTGACGTTGTTGTTGATGCTGGGGTGCTCGGGAAAGAAGGCGGCCCCGGCCGCGCCCGAGCCTCGGGAAATCGACGTGGTCACCGTGGCTCCTCGCGAAGTGCGCGACACGGGGGAGTACCTGGGCAGCCTGCTGTCGCGACAGAGCGTCACGGTGCTCCCCCGGGTGGACGGCTACGTGCGCCGCATCCACGTGCGCCCGGGCCAGCACGTGGAGTCAGGCGCACCGCTCCTCGAGGTCGACGCACGCGTGGAGGCCGCCGCGCTCGACGGCGCGCAGGCGCAGCTCAGCTCGGCGCGAGTCGACCTGGAGCTCGCCCGCCGCACGCTGACCCGCACCCAGACACTGCGTCAGGAAGGTCTCGCCAGCGCCCAGGAGCTGGAGAGCGCCCAGGCCCGCGTCGACTCCGCCGAGGCCACCGCGCGCGCCTCCTCGGCCCAGGTCGCCCAGCGCCAGGTCCAGCTCCAGTTCCACGTCATCCGCGCCCCCTTCGCCGGCACCGTCGACGACGTGCTCGTCCGCGAAGGCGACTTCGTCACCGCGTCCACGCCGCTCACCCGCGTCGCCCAGGCCGAAATCCTCGAGGTGAGCGTGTCCGTCCCCTCCCCTCGCGCCCGCTCGCTGAGGCCCGACACGATGATGGAGGTGCTCGACGCGAAAGGCACGGTGCTGCTCACCAGCCCCCTCTTCTTCGTCGCACCCCAGGCCGACCCTCGCACCCAGTTGGTCGAGGTGAAGGCCGCCTTCCAGAACACCCACGGCCTGCGCCCCAGTGAGCTGGTGCGCGCGCGCCTCGTCTACTCCGTGCGCGACGCGCTCCAGATTCCCGCGCTCGCGGTGGTGCGCCAGAGCGGTCAGCCCTTCGCCCTCGTGGTGCGAGAGAAGGACGGCGCCACCGTGGTGGAGCGCCGGCCCATCACCCTCGGCGCGCTCGGGGAGCGCAGCTACGTCGTGGAGCACGGCCTGGAGCCCGGTGAGCGCGTGGCCGTCTCGTTCCTGCAGGCCCTGCGCGACGGCGCGCCCGTGAAGGTGAAGACCCTACTGCACACCGCCGCGCGGATGACCGGACGCTGA
- a CDS encoding efflux RND transporter permease subunit codes for MFIDFFIRRPVFAIVCSILLTLVGLIAIPTLPIAQYPDLAPPQVTVSATYVGASAEVVESAVTIPLEQELNGVEGMRYISSTSGNDGTSNVTITFEATRDIEVAAVDVQNRVSRAAARLPAQVNQTGIVVNKASSQILLSVALYSPDDRYDAKFLSNYADVNLKDAIKRVRGVGDVRIFGERKFSMRVWLDPTELARRKLTPLDVTRALQEQNLQVAAGQVGQPPSEEDQPYQLAVRARGRLIEPEEFGDIVLMRDASGKAVRMKDVARVELGAENYSTLLRFSGKQAVGIATFQLPTANALEVRDAVLAELQRLSAQFPPGMEYQTGTDTTLAVRATLREVVRTLVEAIVLVILVIFLFLHGWRSVLITALTLPVSLVGTFAFVKLLDFSINTLTLFGLTLATGLVVDDAIVVIENIERLMLERKLTAPQAAREGMKEVSGAVIAISIVLVAVFLPVALFPGTTGAIYRQFALTIAASVALSTFCALTLTPALAARMLSSHTGDKWVFFRHVDRVLDRTRHLYGRALRRLLAHPALALGAFLLCVVATGALVVITPTGFIPDEDQGYLLVTVQGPEGTSLSQTQKVMAQVEQVLLAQPEVRAIFANGGMSPQGTGSNMANIFVPLKPWDERTGPEQSVAALVERLRAPLSRIGGARVVPFQPPAIRGVGAVGGFQFVVEDTAGESSLDQLASAAQQLMAQGNDDSRLRGVFTGFNADTPLLDVEVDRQLAKAVGVPIDQIFSTLQVYMGSQYINDFNYANRAYRVYVQAEQQFRDSPADIAAFYVRSDTGDMIPLESLVKVQPTLSAQLIRHHNLFRAVELSGQAAPGVSSGQAMEAMEELAARHLPQGMSAEWTGISLEQQQSGGQSLLIFGLGLLFVFLVLAAQYESFSLPFVIILSVPLAILGALGLQLLRGQANDVFCQLGLVMLVGLASKNAILIVEFAEQLRAQGRSITDAVVEAAEVRLRPILMTSTAFLLGVVPMMTASGAGAGSRNSLGTAVFGGMLVSTVVNFVFIPGLYVLVQKLRGEARLPAPDARAVATPSH; via the coding sequence ATGTTCATCGACTTCTTCATCCGCCGGCCCGTCTTCGCCATCGTCTGCTCCATCCTGCTGACGCTGGTGGGCCTCATCGCCATCCCAACTCTGCCCATCGCGCAGTACCCGGACCTGGCGCCGCCCCAGGTCACGGTGTCCGCCACCTACGTCGGCGCCAGCGCCGAGGTGGTCGAGAGCGCCGTCACCATCCCCCTGGAGCAGGAGCTCAACGGCGTGGAGGGCATGCGCTACATCTCCTCCACCAGCGGCAACGACGGCACCAGCAACGTCACCATCACCTTCGAGGCCACGCGCGACATCGAGGTCGCCGCCGTCGACGTGCAGAACCGCGTCAGCCGCGCCGCCGCGCGACTTCCCGCCCAGGTGAACCAGACGGGCATCGTCGTCAACAAGGCCTCCAGTCAAATCCTCCTCTCCGTCGCGCTCTACAGCCCGGATGACCGCTATGACGCGAAGTTCCTCTCCAACTACGCGGATGTGAATCTCAAGGACGCCATCAAGCGCGTGCGCGGCGTGGGCGACGTGCGCATCTTCGGCGAGCGCAAGTTCTCCATGCGCGTGTGGCTGGACCCCACCGAGCTCGCCCGCCGCAAGCTCACGCCCCTGGACGTGACACGCGCCCTCCAGGAGCAGAACCTCCAGGTGGCCGCCGGACAGGTGGGCCAACCCCCGTCCGAGGAGGACCAGCCCTACCAGCTCGCGGTGCGCGCACGCGGCCGACTCATCGAGCCGGAGGAGTTCGGCGACATCGTCCTCATGCGCGACGCGAGCGGCAAGGCCGTGCGCATGAAGGACGTGGCCCGCGTGGAGCTGGGCGCGGAGAACTACAGCACCCTCTTGCGCTTCAGCGGCAAGCAGGCCGTGGGCATCGCCACCTTCCAGCTCCCCACCGCCAACGCGCTCGAGGTGCGCGACGCCGTCCTCGCCGAGCTGCAGCGCCTGTCCGCCCAGTTCCCTCCGGGCATGGAGTACCAGACGGGCACCGACACCACGCTCGCGGTGCGCGCCACCCTGCGCGAGGTGGTCCGCACGCTGGTGGAGGCCATCGTCCTGGTCATCCTGGTCATCTTCCTGTTCCTCCACGGCTGGCGCAGCGTGCTCATCACCGCGCTCACCCTCCCCGTGTCACTCGTGGGCACCTTCGCCTTCGTGAAGCTGCTCGACTTCTCCATCAACACGCTCACCCTCTTCGGACTCACCCTGGCCACGGGCCTCGTGGTGGACGACGCCATCGTCGTCATCGAGAACATCGAGCGGCTGATGCTGGAGCGGAAGCTCACCGCCCCCCAGGCCGCGCGCGAGGGCATGAAGGAGGTGTCCGGCGCCGTCATCGCCATCTCCATCGTCCTGGTGGCGGTGTTCCTCCCCGTGGCCCTCTTCCCCGGCACCACCGGCGCCATCTACCGCCAGTTCGCGCTCACCATCGCCGCGTCCGTGGCTCTCTCCACCTTCTGCGCGCTCACCCTCACCCCCGCGCTCGCCGCGCGCATGCTGTCGAGCCACACCGGGGACAAGTGGGTCTTCTTCCGTCACGTCGACCGCGTGCTCGACCGGACGCGCCACCTGTACGGCCGCGCGCTGCGCCGGCTCCTCGCGCACCCGGCCCTCGCCCTCGGCGCCTTCCTCCTGTGCGTCGTCGCCACGGGCGCGCTGGTCGTCATCACGCCCACGGGCTTCATCCCCGACGAGGACCAGGGCTACCTGCTGGTCACCGTGCAGGGCCCCGAGGGCACGTCCCTCTCCCAGACGCAGAAGGTCATGGCGCAGGTGGAGCAGGTGCTGCTCGCCCAGCCGGAGGTGCGCGCCATCTTCGCCAACGGCGGCATGTCCCCGCAGGGCACCGGCTCCAACATGGCCAACATCTTCGTCCCCCTGAAGCCCTGGGACGAGCGGACAGGCCCAGAGCAGAGCGTGGCCGCGCTCGTCGAGCGGCTGCGCGCGCCCTTGAGCCGCATTGGCGGCGCGCGCGTGGTGCCCTTCCAGCCGCCCGCCATCCGAGGCGTCGGCGCCGTGGGCGGCTTCCAGTTCGTCGTCGAGGACACCGCGGGCGAAAGCTCCCTGGACCAGCTCGCCTCCGCCGCGCAGCAGCTCATGGCCCAGGGCAACGACGACAGCCGGCTGCGCGGCGTCTTCACCGGCTTCAACGCGGACACGCCGCTGCTCGACGTGGAGGTGGACCGCCAGCTCGCCAAGGCCGTGGGCGTGCCCATCGACCAGATCTTCAGCACGCTCCAGGTCTACATGGGCAGCCAGTACATCAACGACTTCAACTACGCGAACCGCGCGTACCGCGTCTACGTGCAGGCCGAGCAGCAGTTCCGCGACAGCCCCGCGGACATCGCCGCCTTCTACGTGCGCAGCGACACCGGCGACATGATTCCGCTCGAGTCCCTGGTGAAGGTCCAGCCCACCCTCTCCGCGCAGCTCATCCGCCACCACAACCTGTTCCGCGCGGTGGAGCTGAGCGGACAGGCCGCGCCCGGCGTGTCCTCGGGCCAGGCCATGGAGGCCATGGAGGAGCTCGCCGCCCGGCACCTGCCCCAGGGCATGAGCGCCGAATGGACAGGCATCAGCCTGGAGCAGCAGCAGAGCGGCGGCCAATCCCTGCTCATCTTCGGCCTGGGCCTGCTCTTCGTCTTCCTGGTCCTCGCCGCCCAGTACGAGAGCTTCAGCCTGCCCTTCGTCATCATCCTGTCGGTGCCGCTCGCCATCCTCGGCGCGCTGGGCCTGCAGCTCTTGCGCGGTCAGGCCAACGACGTGTTCTGCCAGCTGGGCCTGGTGATGCTCGTGGGGCTCGCCAGCAAGAACGCCATCCTCATCGTCGAGTTCGCCGAGCAGCTGCGCGCGCAGGGCCGGAGCATCACCGACGCCGTGGTGGAGGCCGCCGAGGTCCGCCTGCGCCCCATCCTCATGACGTCCACCGCCTTCCTGCTCGGCGTGGTGCCCATGATGACCGCGTCGGGCGCGGGCGCGGGCTCGCGCAACTCGCTGGGGACGGCCGTGTTCGGCGGCATGCTCGTCTCCACGGTGGTGAACTTCGTGTTCATCCCCGGCCTCTACGTGCTGGTGCAGAAGCTGCGCGGCGAGGCCAGGCTGCCCGCCCCCGACGCACGCGCCGTCGCCACCCCCTCGCACTGA
- a CDS encoding peroxiredoxin translates to MLTVGDKIPSFKVKATVSLEKGKEFQEITNETFKGKWLVLFAWPKDFTFICPTEIAEFGKKNKDFADRDAQVLGLSTDSEFVHHAWRTHHPDLKNLPFPMLADLKHELCNALGILHKEEGVALRATFIADPEGIIRHVTVNDLSVGRNVSETVRTLDALQTDELCPCNWSKGEETLTQKLAKAG, encoded by the coding sequence ATGCTGACCGTTGGCGACAAGATCCCGAGCTTCAAGGTCAAGGCCACCGTGAGCCTGGAGAAGGGCAAGGAGTTCCAGGAGATCACGAACGAGACCTTCAAGGGCAAGTGGCTGGTGCTGTTTGCCTGGCCGAAGGACTTCACGTTCATCTGCCCCACGGAGATTGCGGAGTTCGGCAAGAAGAACAAGGACTTCGCGGACCGTGACGCGCAGGTGCTGGGCCTGAGCACCGACAGCGAGTTCGTGCACCACGCGTGGCGCACGCACCACCCGGACCTGAAGAACCTGCCCTTCCCGATGCTGGCGGACCTGAAGCACGAGCTGTGCAACGCGCTGGGCATCCTCCACAAGGAGGAGGGCGTGGCGCTGCGCGCGACGTTCATCGCGGACCCCGAGGGCATCATCCGCCACGTGACGGTGAACGACCTGTCCGTGGGCCGCAACGTCTCCGAGACGGTGCGTACGCTGGACGCGCTCCAGACGGACGAGCTGTGCCCCTGCAACTGGAGCAAGGGCGAGGAGACCCTCACCCAGAAGCTGGCGAAGGCGGGGTAA
- a CDS encoding carboxymuconolactone decarboxylase family protein → MASLEVVRAELTDSHKDTRLNLQAVLEGGSLTPEQRWGVAVACAFAVRNERLKEAMLNEARKALANPDPVIEDARAAASLMAMNNVYYRFRHMIGKESYSTKRAGLRMNRLAQVLTNKVDFELVCLAVSAINGCEMCMQSHEKVVLEGGLSEDQVHDAVRVAAVIHAAAVGLES, encoded by the coding sequence ATGGCCTCACTCGAAGTCGTCCGTGCGGAGCTCACGGACTCCCACAAGGACACCCGCCTCAACCTCCAGGCCGTCCTGGAAGGCGGCAGCCTCACCCCGGAGCAGCGTTGGGGCGTGGCCGTCGCGTGCGCCTTCGCCGTTCGTAACGAGCGGCTGAAGGAGGCCATGTTGAACGAGGCGCGGAAGGCACTCGCGAACCCCGACCCCGTCATCGAGGATGCGCGAGCCGCCGCCTCGCTGATGGCGATGAACAACGTCTACTACCGCTTCCGGCACATGATCGGGAAGGAGTCCTACTCGACCAAGCGTGCCGGGCTGCGGATGAACAGGCTCGCGCAGGTGCTGACCAACAAGGTGGACTTCGAGCTGGTCTGCCTCGCGGTGAGCGCCATCAACGGCTGCGAGATGTGCATGCAGTCCCACGAGAAGGTCGTCCTCGAGGGCGGCCTGTCGGAGGACCAGGTGCACGACGCGGTCCGCGTCGCGGCGGTCATCCACGCCGCGGCGGTGGGTCTGGAGTCTTAA
- the dps gene encoding DNA starvation/stationary phase protection protein Dps, with protein sequence MYRSPSPLPEKTRASVVESLNARLADGLDLHSQIKVAHWNIKGPQFAALHPLFETFAVSLANHNDSIAERAVTLGGKAYGTTRHVGKASRLPEYPQETTKDLEHVKLLAERIEVYLDGLRESRKLFVEVDDADSEDLATGIIVEFEKHAWFLRASLES encoded by the coding sequence ATGTACCGCAGCCCCAGCCCCCTTCCCGAGAAGACCCGCGCCTCCGTCGTCGAATCCCTCAACGCCCGACTGGCGGACGGTCTGGACCTGCATTCGCAGATCAAGGTGGCCCACTGGAACATCAAGGGCCCGCAGTTCGCGGCGCTGCACCCGCTGTTCGAGACCTTCGCGGTGAGCCTGGCCAATCACAACGACTCCATCGCGGAGCGCGCGGTGACGCTGGGTGGCAAGGCCTACGGCACCACGCGCCACGTGGGCAAGGCGAGCCGCCTGCCGGAGTATCCGCAGGAGACCACGAAGGATTTGGAGCACGTGAAGCTGCTGGCCGAGCGCATCGAGGTGTACCTGGACGGCCTGCGTGAGAGCCGCAAGCTGTTCGTCGAGGTGGACGACGCGGACTCCGAGGACCTGGCCACCGGCATCATCGTGGAGTTCGAGAAGCACGCGTGGTTCCTGCGCGCGTCGCTGGAGAGCTGA
- a CDS encoding pyridoxal phosphate-dependent aminotransferase, with translation MSDDVTIPAFRSVPRTGVIYVTAEATRRGYRSSDPDWCNLGQGQPETGDLPGAPARLGSVNIDVADMEYAPVAGLWDVREAIAGLYNRLYRKGMPGQYSAENVCLSGGGRAALTRAAASLGSVNLGHFLPDYTAYEELLDVFKAFTAIPILLEGERGYAFTHEDLRREVQGRGLSALLFSNPCNPTGKLVQGDELARWVGVARELECTLLIDEFYSHYVWTGRPGHLPVESAARYVEDVNRDPIVLFDGFTKNWRYPGWRMTWTVGPKQVIEAVSSAGSFLDGGGSRPLQRAAIPLLQEEPVIAETMAIHNTFREKRDRFHSRLERLGIRTDRAPDGTFYVWGNVSGLPAPLNDGMGFFRAALEEKIITVPGEFFDVNPGKRRARPSRFRSYVRLSFGPSMEVLEKALTRLEAMVLKHSR, from the coding sequence GTGAGCGACGACGTCACGATTCCCGCATTCCGCTCCGTGCCGCGCACGGGCGTCATCTACGTCACCGCCGAGGCCACGCGCCGAGGCTACCGTTCCAGCGACCCTGACTGGTGCAACCTGGGCCAGGGGCAGCCGGAGACGGGTGATTTGCCCGGGGCCCCCGCGCGGCTGGGCTCGGTGAACATCGACGTGGCGGACATGGAGTACGCGCCCGTCGCGGGGCTGTGGGACGTGCGGGAGGCCATCGCCGGCCTCTACAACCGCCTCTACCGCAAGGGCATGCCCGGCCAGTACAGCGCGGAGAACGTCTGTCTTTCGGGCGGCGGGCGCGCGGCGCTGACGCGGGCGGCGGCGAGCCTGGGTTCAGTCAACCTGGGCCACTTCCTGCCGGACTACACGGCGTACGAAGAGTTGCTGGATGTCTTCAAGGCCTTCACCGCCATCCCCATCCTGCTGGAGGGCGAGCGCGGCTACGCCTTCACGCACGAGGACCTGCGGCGCGAGGTGCAGGGGCGCGGGCTGTCCGCCCTGCTCTTCTCCAACCCGTGCAACCCCACCGGCAAGCTGGTGCAGGGTGACGAGCTGGCCCGGTGGGTGGGCGTGGCGCGCGAGCTGGAGTGCACGCTGCTCATCGACGAGTTCTACTCGCACTACGTCTGGACGGGCCGCCCCGGGCACCTGCCGGTGGAGAGCGCGGCGCGCTACGTGGAGGACGTGAATCGGGACCCCATCGTCCTGTTCGACGGCTTCACGAAGAACTGGCGCTACCCGGGCTGGCGCATGACGTGGACGGTGGGGCCCAAGCAGGTGATTGAGGCCGTCTCCAGCGCGGGCAGCTTCCTGGACGGCGGTGGCAGCCGCCCCCTGCAGCGCGCCGCGATTCCGCTCCTCCAGGAGGAGCCGGTCATCGCGGAGACGATGGCCATCCACAACACGTTCCGGGAGAAGCGCGACCGGTTCCACTCGCGCCTGGAGCGGCTGGGCATCCGCACGGACCGCGCGCCGGATGGGACGTTCTACGTCTGGGGCAACGTGTCCGGCCTGCCCGCGCCGCTCAACGACGGCATGGGCTTCTTCCGCGCCGCGCTGGAGGAGAAGATCATCACCGTGCCCGGTGAGTTCTTCGACGTGAACCCCGGCAAGCGCCGCGCGCGTCCCTCGCGCTTCCGCAGCTACGTGCGCCTGTCCTTCGGCCCGTCGATGGAGGTCCTGGAGAAGGCCCTCACGCGGCTGGAGGCGATGGTGCTCAAGCACAGCCGCTGA